The following DNA comes from Malania oleifera isolate guangnan ecotype guangnan chromosome 12, ASM2987363v1, whole genome shotgun sequence.
TCGAagtggtggaagatggggtgacatacACATTTTTTATAATAGtaatgacaattttttttttaaattaattaattttcggAAAATTTATAAcaaaagttactaaaaatgataCAATTACCCCAAAAGTTAGTtacattaaaattaattattaataacacaataacccaaaaaaatatatttgcaaaATAAAAAATGGATAGTGTTGCAGAAAAGCGGGAATCAGAAGGGATGGACGTTCCTGCTCATCCCGTTAACGTTGGTGAAGAACCCAAGTATATCCTGCTTGTACGGCAGATACGACCTCCGCGCCTTCGGTACTGGATTCCTCCTTTTTTGAGCCGACGACGTCGTTTCGGGTTTTGCTCCCTTCGCCGTCGTTCTCCCACTGGAACCGTCTCCATTACCGGAACTTTCCTTCTCCATCGAAGCCTCAGGTTTTTCAATTTTCACGTTCTTCTCGGACCTCTTGTTCAAGAACACGAAGGCGTCCTTGCCGTCGCTGCTGCTCCGGACTTTCAGGTCTCGGAACTTCCAAAGCTTCGAAAATCCGGTGGAGTTGCTCTTCTTGCAAGCGCCCGGCGACGCGTCCACCGCCTTTCCGGACCACACGCAGTATGGACCGGCCGGATCGTTTTCCGGCTCCGTCGATGACGAGGTCGCCTGAGGATCCCGCTGTTCTAAGAAGATTTTTCTCAGGGGAGGCCGAAGAGAGGAGGCGTTCGAGTTGGAAGGCTCAGGATCGTGAGCGCCGTCCGCGGAGAGCAGATCTCGGTTGAATATCGGGTAAACGGGCCGGATCTGGCCGTCGCAGAAGATATCTTCGGCAGAAACCAGTGAAAAATCCTCACCGTTGGGAAAGAAAGAGAACTCGCAATCTTCGTCGTAATCGTCGTCGTCGATATGGCTTTCGCATTCTTCAATCTCGCGGAGTGATTCCTGATCATCTTGAATTGCCTCCCGAACTTCGTTAAGATCGGAGTCGTCGGCGACGGTGAGTTTTTGGGCGAAATCATTGGTAATCTTGGCGGCAATGTCTGGGAAGTCGCCGGAAGTAGAACAATCCAAGCTGGGAGAGAAGGATGGCTGTCGACTCAACGGCATTGTTGCGCCCAAGTTAATTATTCTATCAATTCCGAATCACACTGAAGAATGGGAATTATATAATTACTCGCAACTTGCGCACCGGCAATCAATCTCAATCTCTCTCTCgctctgttattattattatttttaaaataaaatccttATCAATCTCTTTCTCAAAACGAAGAAGATGTTTAATCGGAATCAGAGTGAGGAGAAAAGCGCGAAATATTATCAATATTTATGGAAATGGAGGGGAGGATGAGGGGTTGCAAGCGAGGCGAGTAGCGCGTAAGGACGTTAGACCTTCGATCGAAGTTTTTGACTGGTTTgaaataatcaaataataaacataaatataaaatattggATTAGGACTTCTATTCATGGGGTACACGTGTGCAAGCTTACACGTGGATGACTGCGGTGATTCCATTTGTCCGCCAGCTATCTCCATCTAGAAAGCCCGCTGTTAATTCATTGCCTTGCGAGGGATTGTAAGCTGACTCATTCCTGTTCTTCCATAGTTTTGATTGGCTCGGGAGACTTCTactgttttttttgttttttccctGTTATCCGTttctgtttttttgttttttgttttttttaaagtaaattttaaaaacaaatctgtctttatttttagttttctgttttttaaaatcaaatttacGGTTGATAAAACTAagtttattatttaaaaataaagtaCAAAtagttatataaatttaaaataaaaacattcacaaattttttaaaaaaatttaaaataataacgttattaaaaatatattttttactgTTTTCAATTCTCACATGCAAAAAAATTGTTCTTGTTGAAAATTCTAAGATATAATAATTGAGGGAAAACATTATCAgaatctttatttttattatagtaatttaaatttatgttattttgtatttttattattttaatcatatttttaattattattaatttttttaaaataatatttattcaattaaaattgtaatttttaaaaCTGTTAACGGCTAGTgattttttgtttcaaatttttattttataatctTTAACACACTAATATCAAACGGCTCATAATTTTCATGTCATTGAATTTAACCCCAAAAAAAATTCTAGAATTATTTATAGACTATTGAAATTTCATCATTATTTTTCTATAAAACACATCAATATTGGAGTTAAGATGGTGATTAGAGTTAATTTATTGAGgattatttaaagtttaataatttattttctgGATTTGGATTGAGAAAGTGAATACATCCATACTtctcagttctctctctctctctctctcacacacacacacacatatttacaCACAAAACACACACAATTAACAAAAGAAAGTtgagatatattttttttctaaagttATTGTTAAGTTAATCAATTTTTGCTTTCTTTGTTTATATAACCATATGCAATACTACTGtagttgtattattatttttttttaaagagagcagtacctccatttatttattaatatacctttatagaggaatatcatggttacaagataaaacaaaagggagaatATAGAAAAACTAACACcaccaaccaaccaaattaggacaacaaaactaaacataactaacaaagaagataaaaacataaacataataaaaatcaaaacataatacatcaaacgaaactctagagttgaactaatgacgaacggAAACGATACCCCACTTATCCATCCGAataatacctttcagataacgtggtagaagctgttgttcttcgtagattacattatttcttatttctccttctttagtaagaaaatcagtcgcactattggTTTCCCTATATTGATacatcaccatgacgttcactcctttTAACTCCTTCTATATtgatggcttcggcttgtgattactgcattcagagaagtcaggaaaacattgatcatattctttctttaggtgagatGGCTTCAGAGGTTTGACGTCGGGCTAGTGTGACGTTGGGGATTCCTTTTTAACGGTCCCTGCcctggaaaaataaaatgacaaattggTTCTACTATGCttaaaaatcgtctattaaatgTATATTATTTGGGTTGATTCCGTGGTGCCTTTGGAATCGAAAATGTAAAACGAGAATaaaaggagtttatcaaagtgcagattaGATGCGGAGAAATGTTCGATTATGAGTTAGTTTTATTGTTGAGAGcaacaattcttttcaaaaattgaagaagtcggacattaagattttgaatgagtttcaaattaagcatcaaggagtttgcgacaggtttgaaaaaattatttcgtggttaaacctccagtagggtggataaaacttaactGTGAtgagagttgtaggggcaatACGGGTACTTCAGGAtatggaggaattattcgggattgcaaTGACATGGTAAAAATGGTTTTTTctagttattttggcaatggtacgaataatagtgcggaattaaaaacaATTAGTGAGGGAATTTGTTTGTGCAAAAGTTTGCGTTATTTTAATGtaattattgaaagtgactcgcaaATTGTAGTTAATTGGTTTCGAAAAAGTAAATATACTTTGTgatatctttgggaattttgggaggtgCTTGTGCTGTAGCTGTACTTGCATAGGTAAtttattcaattttaaaattattgttgGTCACAACAAATTCAAGCCCAGTGATATGAAGGGAAGAAATTGAAATTCTTGTCCTTTATTTTTTTGTGAATTATATTTGGTGATGgaatgtttattttatttatttattttgacttTGAGCTCTTAAGGTCAAATGCTGAGCTCATCTTTAACCCTTGTAGTTTTGCCACGtcgtttgtaagtactttaaCTTTAAAGTCTTTAAGTTTATGAGAGGTTTTCTAAGTTTAATCATGGTTGTAAATGAGTCGAGTTTTTCGCGAGTTACTCATTATGTAGTTTGATAATTGCTTGTTCGAGTTCATTCATTTAGATAAATGAGTCAAACTTGAACTTTGAGTTTAAGTTCAAAAGATAAATGAGTTGAACTCGAGTTAGATGATATATGGATCGTTAAGCTCGTGAATTAACTCATTTTAATTAGCTTACAAATTTGCTTGTTTAAAAACTTGAATAATAAACTTTGTTAATATACTTGCAGGATATGTTTGGTTTGGTAGCTAAGGTTTAGAATACCGGACTAGTTAAGATTATTATCCTACTCTATATTTGAAGTAACACAACTATTGAATGGGTTAGGAATGCCTTTCAATAAAAAGTtgaacaaaatttttaatttttctttaaatgaacATTATAAGATGATAAAAAATGTTTGTTAACCATAACCAAGGTTTGTGAGGGGGTTTATAGTGAGTTCTATGTAGATCATGAAGCAGTTGGCTATTGAGCAGGGGAGAGAGCTCGTAATCTAAAAGGTTACATCAGTCAGCATAGAGTTGAGTATTGgtggagaagaagaagactgaGAAGAGGTCTCTAATGGAAGAGATAAATGACCTCAACAATATCTTTTGTGATTCTTTAGGGCTATTTTCTTTGTATGTTTTAAATTTCGTAGCAATCAAAGTATTTCCAATCACTTTCAAAAGACAAGGAGTGTGAGGAATTTAATTAGGCGACTCcatgattaaaaataaaaaaaataaaattctaagcTTCCCTTTGAATACCTACAAATTCCACTGAAAAAATTAGGGCATAGGAGGCACTCTAATCTCTTCCTCTCCTTGTTATTGCTACATTCATCAAGGAATAGCTTTGCCACGAGGATCTCTTGGGACATGAGGGGGTCTAGGAGGTTATGGAAACTTAGACAGAGGCACTTAGTGTCGATGATGCCATTGTCGGCGGGGCACTTGAATATATTGCTCCCAttcattgttgttgttgttgtgcttgttaaTGAAGAGCTCCGCCATAAGGATTCCTTGGCATGCAAGGGGGTTTAGGAGATGCTAGCATCCCAACTTGAGGCGCTTAACGTCAATGACGAAATTATCAGAGAAAGTGGCGCGAATTTGCTCAATTATGTAGTTGGAGCACAATGAGTGGTTATTGTCGATAGAAAACTCTAGATTTCAAGTGTTGGGAGGTGGATATGGGAAGAATGTGGGCAGTTAAATCTGGCTATGCCCTAGTTGGCACTGGCTGATGGGGGTGGTAGACTGGCTAACACCATACATTCAACACCCAAACATAGGTTAGTAATCCTTTGCGTAGCCTAGCCTGTTTTGATGTTATATGTAATAGAATAGGGATGAATATAGAGGGGGGTGTTAAAGAGGTCTTTCCTTCTCCTTATTCATTCATATGCTACTATTTATAACATCAAACATAGGTTAGAAATTCTTAGCCTAGTTTAGCCTGTGAACCGAACACACCCTAAAAAGTACATATGAAatttgggcttaagatttaaatATGGGTCAAACTACTAAAATATATAGTTAGCCCATCCATAAGCTCATACTTGTACATGGGCAGTCCTATGGCTCACTGAACTTTGGTCTCTCTTATATAGTCTTTCTCACTTCTCAAAATGGGGTTCCAACAATGAGTCATATATCAACTTGTGGAGAAGAACAAAAATTTGGGAATGAAGGAACATAACAAATCTTTGCTTTTTAGCTACGTTTCCAACCAAAGTTATAACAtcaaatttttcattattttatgcAATATGTTTTATACTCGAACAACTATCTACCATGATCAATTTCATGCCCACGAAAATTGAAGTTAAGCTCATCCTTCATAAATTGTCATATAGGGTCATCCGAAGATTTACCATTACCCTATTTAGGAACACGACAGTTCGAACCCTTGAATCAGTAATTTTTCTTAAAGAGACTAGATATCGACATaatttattttccataatttttaaattcatcTTTGAAAGATCAATCATTATCTtatctaaaaatacatttcttgAATTCTCGAATCATATATCTTGtcaaaaaagaattttaaatgGCATAAAATTTGCAGTGTActgtcaaaaaataaaattttcccatCTTAATTTTAAGACATGTTACAAATTTTTATCATGcctcaaaagattaaaaaaaaaaaaactctcacatTTTACTTCTATCACTCTCCTCCTATCTTCTATTTGCTAGGTGTAAAAAACCACTCGTCAAAAATATTGAGTAGGGCTAGGCTTTGAATTTTAAATGGGGATGCAGGCTTAATTGTAATGCGATGTTTGCATTGCATTGGAATTAGCGGTCAGCATTGCCATCTGGTGCATGCCAGCTAAATTGACCCCGTCCTCCATCCTTCTTATTTATCACATCGAAGTTTCGACAGTTGACAATTATGGTTGGCGGCTTAATTCCTGGTTTGACATTTTTGACTGCTAACTTTCTTCCTCCCTCTTCATCTTCCTCGGCAAGGACCTACGCTTAAATCTAATACTATTGCGCATTTTTTTAGTAATATATGGTAATTTTTAATATGGTTTTAAAATTTGACAGTAAAAGAATTATTAAGCCTCAATAGTCCAACTAATTTAATTAACTGGTTCAAggtttcatttttaactttagtCATCTAATATGTTGAAGTTGAAtcattaaaggaaaaaaaaaagaaaagaaaaaagagatgTGCTAACTCAGAGGAGTGTTTGGGTTGGTAATTTGGTACAAactattattttttcttaatttatcaaGAATTTTGAAAGTAAGAATGAGGTGTGGTTGTTGTGTCGATAATTTTTCTTTAATGATCCGTCTAGTTCTCCATTGGTACGTagtgaaattatttgaaatgttGAATTATCAAATAAAGCGTGTTGACATCTTAGAGTATTTTAACTCtaaaatttattgataaaattggTAAGACACAATATTTCTCAAATTTGAAACTTAGTATAAATTATTAATGCTTTAGACTTGTGAAAGAATATGGAACCAAGGATGATAGGTGTGTAGCTTCTTAGTCCCAAAGTTCAGGCTCATGTCGTGTGAAATGGCTACCAAATGATTTGTGAAGGGAAAATATGCTTGAAAAATTTCTGAGTGTCTTATTGTCTAGAGATAGTCTTGCAAACAAATTTTAGTGTTatttcacatttgaaaaacttattGCCTAGGATTAAACAAATTTAGATTTTGTTTCGAGTTTGAAGAACAAGGGAAGAAAAAAGAGCATTTTCTATTGATAATTTAGTTATTACATATATGTAGAAGATACGAGATTAGACTGTCTAAACACATCACATTTTAGACCATCaatcaaattcataaattttgcataattttaaaattattaaagaCTTAAATCTATAACCATTAATTAAAAATCACCAAAATTTAAGAATTTGGAAGGAAAACCCAATTTGCAATTTCTATATGTTTCACTCCTTTGGCCATTATTGCCACCATCTtcaacttcatgttcttctttGTAGCCTTGTTAGAGAAAACCTCTTTCACATTTGTCAAACCCAAAGTAATGTCCAATCAAGCTtaaacaaacccaaaaataaaacccCAATCTCG
Coding sequences within:
- the LOC131144999 gene encoding uncharacterized protein LOC131144999, with translation MPLSRQPSFSPSLDCSTSGDFPDIAAKITNDFAQKLTVADDSDLNEVREAIQDDQESLREIEECESHIDDDDYDEDCEFSFFPNGEDFSLVSAEDIFCDGQIRPVYPIFNRDLLSADGAHDPEPSNSNASSLRPPLRKIFLEQRDPQATSSSTEPENDPAGPYCVWSGKAVDASPGACKKSNSTGFSKLWKFRDLKVRSSSDGKDAFVFLNKRSEKNVKIEKPEASMEKESSGNGDGSSGRTTAKGAKPETTSSAQKRRNPVPKARRSYLPYKQDILGFFTNVNGMSRNVHPF